The genomic segment GTGATACATGTCGTCAAAAACATATTGGAGAATGTTATCGGAAGACAGGCGCTTGTTTCAAGTGCGGGAAGGTGGGCCATAGAATTAAAGACTGTCTAGACAACAAGGACAAAGGGCCGGGGCCCAATAaaaaacatgaaaacaagaCAAATGCTCGGGTTTATGCCATAACCCAAGAGGAAGCCGATAATAGCAACGAAGTTGTGGCAGGTAccatcttactcaataaaatgccTGCATATGCTTTGTTTGATTGTGCTGCCACCCATTCGTTTGTGTCTAGAAGATATGCTAAGAAGCTTAAACTTGAGCATGATATTCTTAGTGAACCGTTAAGAGTAGCAACACCGGCTAGTAAAATAATCGAAACTCACAAAGTATATCGAAACTGTAAAATTTGTATCGGCAAACAAATTTTTGAAGTAGAATTGATTCAACTCAATATGgtggagtttgacatcattcttggaatggactggttagcTAAGAACCATGCCATAGTAGACTGTCAGAAGAAAGAAATTAGACTTCAAACTCCAGCAAAGAGGGAAGTTGTATATCAAGGGaaatccaaagaaagaaaatctCTGCTATCTGCCTCGCAAGCCTGGAAGGCCATAAAGGGAGGAGAAGAGATTTATCTGGCAGTAATTAATGAAGCCAAAGAGGAAGAAGTCCCAAAATTGgaagatattccaattgttcaagaatttccaGAAGTTTTTCCCGAAAATTACCAGGAGAGATACCCGATAGAGAAatagaatttgaaatcaactTGGTCCCTGATGCTgtaccaatctctaaggcaccataccgaatggctccagctgaATTGATGGAGTTAAAGGAGCAACTCCAAGAATTGCTGGACAAGAAGCAGATTCGTCCTAGTGCATCTCCGTGGGGAGCCCCAGtgctttttgtaaagaaaaaggacGGAATCATGAGGctatgtatcgactaccgggagCTAAACAAGATCaccataaagaataagtacccactcccgagaatagatgatcttttcgatCAGCTAAAAGGAgctaaagttttctcaaaacttgATCTCAGATCAGGTTACCATCAGTTAAAAGTCAAAGCAGaagatatccctaagactgcttttaggacaaggtatgggcactacgaattcacggtaatgccgtttggtctaaccaatgctcctgcagcattcatggatcttatgaaccgagtattcaaaCCGTATCTCGATAAGTTCGTGGTagtattcatagatgacatcTTGGTGTACTCACCAAGTGAGGAAGAACATAGTGAGCATCTGCGTCTTACTTTGCAAACATTACGAGAGAAAGAACTCTATGCaaaattcaagaagtgtgaattctggctgaaaagTGTGGCGTTCCTAGGTCATATAATCTCAGAACAAGGGGTGTCAGTAGACCCTAAGAAAGTGGAGGCAATTAAAGATTGGCCTCAACCTAAAACAGTGACagagataagaagttttctgggattagcaggctattatagAAAATTTGTAGAAGGATTTTCGTCAATAGCTATCCCACTCACTAAACTTACtcagaaaaattcgaaattcattTGGAATGAAGCTTGTGAAAAGAGTTTTGAAACCCTGAAGACAAAACTCTCATCTACACCAGTACTGATTCTTCCCGAGGATGGTAAGAATTTTACCATATACAGTGATGCTTCAAAGGGAGGGTTAgggtgtgtgcttatgcaaGAGGGTCAGGTAATTGCGTATGCCTCACGACAATTGAAACCCTACGAGCAGAATTACCCcactcatgatttggagctagccgCAGTAGTATTCGCGCTTAAAATCTGGAGGCACTATTTCTATGGAGTAAAATGCAAAGTTTTTACTGATCACCAGAGCCTTAAGTACATTTTCACTCAGAAGgaattaaacatgaggcaaagaaggtggatggaacttctcaaagattacgatttgGTAATCAGctatcatccgggaaaagcaaataaagtggcagatgcattgagtcggAGGAACCCCGGAAAAGTGAGCTTATCGTCATTATCAGTGCAACCAGGTCTCCAAGAGACCATCAAACTAAAACAAAGTCAAGACACCAATATCTTCAAGATAAAGGAACAAATTCAGGAAGGAAAGATtccagaatttcaaattgataaAGATGGTATCCTTTGGATGAAAGGGCGATTATATGTGCCAAACATCGATGGAATTCGAGAAGAGGTGATGGCCGAGgcacataaatcaaaattttcagtacATCCAggaagcaccaagatgtacagggatttgaaaaataactactggtggaatggaatgaagaaagacgtagCGGACTTTGTTGCAAAGTGTTTAGTCTGTCAACAAGTTAAGGCGGAACATCAGCGACCTGGAGGGCTTCTGCAGCCATTAGAAatacccgagtggaagtgggataatatctccatggactttgtagtcGGGTTACCAAAATCGAGGCAGGGTCATGACGGAATCTGggtaatcattgacagattaaccaagtctgcccatttcttGCCAGTACGGATGAATTATAACTTGGATAAGTTAGCTACCCTGTATATGGATAATATAGTGAAACTGCATGGAGTACCGGCAAGTATATtgtctgatagagatccaagattcgtttcaagattttggaaaagttttcaaaaggccatgggaaccaaagttacgctcagcacggcctatcatcctcagactgatggccaaactgagaggaCGATTCAGACCCTTGAAGACATGTTGAGAGCATGTGCATTGGATTTTTCTGGAAATTGGAGCGAACAGTTACCTCTGATTGAATttgcctataacaacagttatcacagtagcattgagatggccccATATGAAGCCCTATATGGTCGGAAGTGTAGGTCGCCCTTATACTGGGATGAAGTCGAAGAAAAAGCTATCACCGGGCTAGAGCTCATTAAAATAACTGTCGATAAAGTAGCCATAATCAAAGAAAGactcaaggcagctcaggacagacaaaagAGTTGGGCTGATTTGAAAAGAAGGCCTTTGGAACTAGAGATCGGAGAAAAAGCTTACGTCAAAGTCTCTCCCATGAAAGGAGTAGTTCGGTTCAGCAAATCCGGCAAGTTGAACCCAAGATATGTGGGACCGTTCGAAATACTGGGCAAGGTGGGAACTTTAGCTTATCGACTGGCTTTACCACCTGAGATGTCCAGAATACATAATGTTTTCCACATCTCACAACTACGAAAATATGTCCCGGACCCGAACCATGTACTTAAAGTTACACCTCTAATGATCGAAGGTAATCTGAACGAGGAACTCAAATATGAAGAAGTCCCTATCCGAATAGTGGACACTAAAGACCAAGTGTTGAGACACCGGACCATCCCATATGTCAAAGTACAGTGGTCAAACCATACTGAAAGTGAGGCAACTTGGGAACTCGAAGAAAAGATGCGGTCGCAATACCCTCACCTATTTGAATGATCAAGTTAatgcaagtttcgaggacgaaactttcaataaggagggagggatgtgagaacccgaaaatttcgaccgaagcaaatcaagtaagtaatataaaaattatttaaaatgagttcagtaatttttgtttttactaAACAACTGGAATAATAACTTAAATCTCATCAAATTTAACTCGAGAAAGTAGATTCTAAGCTCGAGGATTAGCTCAACAGGAGGCCAAGCTGCAACTAACTGCATTCATCGAAGAGTTTTCACgagaggagtaaaaccccagctcaaggacgcAAACTTCCAGCTCGAAGAAGttcaaccaagcttgtcctaacaagaccacAAATGGAGCTAAAAGGTGAGCTAAAAGCCTTGGACAAATTAAAGATGCAAGAGATGACTTTTGAGTAAACCAAAAAGGGGAGCTAAGGGAAAGACAACATTATGGTGTAAGAAATGACCCTTTATATGATCAAGGTGTCTCATGGGAATTATCAAGACAATAATTGTCTTCCTTGGAGCTCAAGTGATCGACCAAGGGGTAAATGAAGGGGCACAATTTGATCTATAAATACTAGACTACATGCATGAGAAATGATACCAAAATCTAAGCCAAAGTCTCGGCCACCTCCCCTCATCCTTCCAAAATTTTCGGCCCTCCCCTCACTATCCAAGTCTCGGCCGAAATATTAGAGGAAAGAAGAAAAATTCGTTCGTGCGTTACAGTGTGGAAATACTGTGTCGAAGTGCTGCCCAATCAAAGATAGAAAGTATTGGAGTTACGCCAAAGTGCTGTCAAATTTTCGCAAGGGAACTTCGTTTAAGAAAagtgtaagtgggcttttgttaaTTAGTTTCTTTCTAATTTGAAACCTGTATAACGTATGGtgccatgcatatatatattcgaaaatttcatgatatgcatgtctattattttcgaaaatttggattattataatttgaaatttcgatcgattatatgTTTCTTTTCGCACTTCGATGTTCTTGGTTCCGCTGTGTCAGTATGAAATTCTGAAATCTGAAACTCTGATAAAATCTGTCTGGAAAAGTTTGAATTCTGTTTGCACTGTTACGACTCAaattgaaatgggacgagaattgtagttctgttctggcccccattggtgggtataaaaccatgttctgtctggcccccattggtgggtataaaaccatattctggcctcaccccttagaggactaacatattggggacaatttgaccatggaaatgagatgagtaacagtgttctgtctgttctgatatgttctgttccgaattgaaatgatctgtattgcttctgttttgttctgaatcatttgataagttctgtcccttattcgattcgtttccgttgtgccaagttaagaatgttagttttgaaagtatgttaaagaaatgttttaaagaattaagttctatatgtatctttggaatcgatcgacccccacttgctgagtgtttcccaaaacactcaccccttacaaatttcagataagaatgaggaacagctgaatgaggaagagcaagatgctttctggggttggtgaatcagagatcaagatcagaattcaacattttacttttctttcgtt from the Primulina eburnea isolate SZY01 chromosome 3, ASM2296580v1, whole genome shotgun sequence genome contains:
- the LOC140827294 gene encoding uncharacterized protein, which gives rise to MEYTSKFNDLGTYVPTIMSDETLKMHRFKKGLNSRIQSALAVYKPSSFADLMGAAMSAETDIKRREEENKNKRPMNNQSTQNNLKFKKPNYSGGSFKGSSGRTGNTEGKWCDTCRQKHIGECYRKTGACFKCGKVGHRIKDCLDNKDKGPGPNKKHENKTNARVYAITQEEADNSNEVVAGTILLNKMPAYALFDCAATHSFVSRRYAKKLKLEHDILSEPLRVATPASKIIETHKVYRNCKICIGKQIFEVELIQLNMVEFDIILGMDWLAKNHAIVDCQKKEIRLQTPAKREVVYQGKSKERKSLLSASQAWKAIKGGEEIYLAVINEAKEEEVPKLEDIPIVQEFPEVFPENYQERYPIEK